AATCATTTTGTTCTTGCGCAGGCTGATCCCAAACTCATTAAACAAGTGCTTGTGCTCCGGTTCGTAAGCTGCCTCAATTTTGACCAGCCGCTCAAAAATGTCCTGGGCCTTGTCCGTGTTTCCCCGCTCAAGATAGGTCAAACCCAGGCCGAAATTGGCACGAACGTTTTCCTCGTCGACCTTGATGGCATTGCCGTATTCGAGTTCCGCGCTGTAGGTTTCACCCCGCTTGCGGTGGCGATCTCCGCGAGCAACGGTTTTTTCCAGCTCGCGCATCTTGGGCATGACCGTGACCGTATAAAACTCCGGCTCCGGTGAAAATTTATCCAGAAATTCATCTTTCGGTATAATGTTCTTCGGACCAGAAGGAACATAGTTCACGTTGAGCGGCTGAATTTCAATGGTCTGATCGTCCAGCTCATTGGCGAACCAGTAGCTCTTTTGGATCGTCTTGCGCATGGTCGTTCCCGTTCCGACCTTGGACAAAATCTGGGTGGAGAAAACCCCTTTGATCCGCTCCTTGGATGGCTGTTGTTTTTGGGAGGTCGAGCCGGGTTGGTCGGTCATGGGTGCCTCCTTTCATTCTTCTCGGCCATGGCGTGCAGAAAAGCCATTGCGGCGTATGCGGGGTCATCTGCCCTTGTAATCGGTCGACCCACGACAAGAAAGTCCACACCGGCCCTGACAGCCTCGGCGGGCGTGAGTGTCCGGGACTGGTCATCTTGGGGGACCACATCCTGCGCACCAAGAGGCATCCGGATGCCCGGCGTGACGCAAATGCAGCCCGTTCCATTGATGGACTTGATTTGAGCGGCTTCCCTGGCCGAGCAGACGACGCCGTCCACTCCCCACTGATATCCACGTTCAGCCAAGACCAGGGCCAGTTCCCCCGGGCTTGGCCCTTCTGCCGCGGCCTCCCGCGCCATCCAGGAGATATCCTGCTGATTCAAGCTGGTGAGCATGGTCACCCCGACCAGCAAGGGAGGGGCCGCACCCGAGGGCGTGCCCGAGAGGATTCCTTCCCTTGCGGCGTGAATCATTCTCTGGCCACCGGACAGGTGCACGGTGAGCATTTTCACACCCAGGCCCGCAGCCACATGGACCGCGGACTGGACCGTGTTGGGAATATCCAGGTATTTCAGATCAAGAAAGACGATCCCATTTTTGGCCTGAACCGCCTCCACAGCCCGAGGGCCTGATGCGGAAAACAGTTCCAAGCCGATCTTGAACCATTTGGTCTGTGGGTGCAGGCGCTCGACAAGATCCTGGGCTATCCCCAGATCCGGTGTATCCAGAGCGACGATGAGTTCGGCCATGGGTTCCTCGTTAGGCGGCTGGGTCGCTACCGCCGCGCAAGACATCGTCCTGAAGCCTGGGATGATACGACCTGCGAAGGGTTTCAGCCAGGTAGACGGCGCGGAGATCCTGGTAT
This is a stretch of genomic DNA from Desulfonatronum thioautotrophicum. It encodes these proteins:
- a CDS encoding tetratricopeptide repeat protein translates to MTDQPGSTSQKQQPSKERIKGVFSTQILSKVGTGTTMRKTIQKSYWFANELDDQTIEIQPLNVNYVPSGPKNIIPKDEFLDKFSPEPEFYTVTVMPKMRELEKTVARGDRHRKRGETYSAELEYGNAIKVDEENVRANFGLGLTYLERGNTDKAQDIFERLVKIEAAYEPEHKHLFNEFGISLRKNKMIDQALAYYARALELSDNDENLYCNIARLYLEHKDIPNTLEMLRKALEINPDMPEANKFMAFLKNKGLVAS
- the pyrF gene encoding orotidine-5'-phosphate decarboxylase, whose product is MAELIVALDTPDLGIAQDLVERLHPQTKWFKIGLELFSASGPRAVEAVQAKNGIVFLDLKYLDIPNTVQSAVHVAAGLGVKMLTVHLSGGQRMIHAAREGILSGTPSGAAPPLLVGVTMLTSLNQQDISWMAREAAAEGPSPGELALVLAERGYQWGVDGVVCSAREAAQIKSINGTGCICVTPGIRMPLGAQDVVPQDDQSRTLTPAEAVRAGVDFLVVGRPITRADDPAYAAMAFLHAMAEKNERRHP